Within the Herbaspirillum sp. RTI4 genome, the region TTTGGTTCGGTATTCCTGTTCAGCGATTTGCTGGTTTCTTCACTAGGAAAGCCGCTGGCCTATCGCATCATCGGCGCGATGGTGATACTGATGTCGCTGATCGCCGGCGGCGGTTTGCTGTCCATCGGCTCGTATAAACAACGCAGCGCCGAAATGCGCCAGGCATCCGCCAATCGGATTGGCAACTGGATATTCTTGCCAGCCCTGCTGATACCGATTGTCACTGTGCTGTGCACGGTTTTTCTCAAAGGCGTGTCCATCGGCGGGGTCTATCTGCTCGACCAGAAACAACTAACGCTGGCCGCTCTGTGCGTTGGGTGTATCTGCGCGATTCTGACTGGTTGGAAACTCACCGGTGGCACGCCGCTGCATGCAGTGCGTGAATCGCGTCGGCTGCTCGATGCCATCGGCTGGGCCGCTGTCTTGCCGCAAATGCTGGCGATGTTGGGTGGTGTGTTCGTTGCCGCGCACACGGGCAAATCGGTGCAGGATGTGGTCAGCCTGTTTATCAATCCAGACAGCCGCCTCATGCTGGTTGTGATTTACTGCGTCGGCATGGCCTTGTTCGCGATGATCATGGGCAATGCCTTCGCTGCTTTTCCTGTCATGACCGCGGGTATCGCCTTGCCCTTTTTGATTGTCGGCCAGCATGCCGATCCTGCACCGCTGGTAACGATGGGCATGTTGGCCGGCTATTGCGGAACTTTGATGACGCCCATGGCCGCCAACTTCAACATCGTGCCGGCGGCGCTGTTGGAGCTGAAGGATAAATACCTGGTCATCAAGGTCCAGATTCCCACTGCATTGACGCTATTGGCCGCCAATATTGTGTTGATGTATTTCATCATATTCCGTTAGGGAGATTCCATGCAGCTCACTCTTGATCAGGTTTCGGCCTTCGTTCGCTTGCCTCTGCGCTCTTTGCGCCACGAATATCCGAATCACATCATGCACGTCTTGAACGACCCGCAGGATATCTTGTCGCCGCGTACCCTGCACCCGGTGTTCTACGGTTGCTACGACTGGCATTCAGCGGTACACGGCTACTGGCTGTTGGTCCGTTGCGCCCGTCTTTATCCGCTGCTGGAACAGCAAGATGAAATTGCAACGCTGTTCGACGAACACTTTACTACGGCCAATATGCACCAGGAGCTGGCGTATTTTCAGGCACCGGGACGCGCTCCTTTTGAACGCCCTTACGGCTGGGCGTGGATCATGGCGCTGGCGCAGGAACTGGAAACGTGGCAGCACCCAAAGGCGAAAATCTGGCTGGCAAGCATGGAGCCTTTGGTCGCGGAAATACGCGCGCGCGTGTTCAGTTATTTCGCCAAACTCAGCTATGCCATTCGCGTCGGTACCCATTACAACAGTGCGTTTGCCTTAAAGTTGATACTCGATTTTGCTCGCCATCGCGGTGACACGGAACTGGAAAACGCCGTGGTCAACGCCGCCCTCCGTTACTTCACGGGCGACAGCAATTATCCAGCGCATTACGAACCGGGCGGCGACGAGTTCCTGTCGGCTGCGTTGACTGAAGCCCTGCTGATGGCCGATGTGCTTGATGCGGAGGTCTTCATCGACTGGTTTGCCCAGTATTTGCCGGCGTTAGCTGACATCGACAGACTGATGAACCCGGCCGAGGTCAGCGATCATAGCGACCCCAAGATTGCCCATTTGAATGGTTTGAATTTGAGCCGCGCCTGGTGCATGAAAAAGATCGCCCGACATTTGCCGGAAAGCGCACCGGTCACGTCCACATTGCTTGCGGCGGCGCACCGTCATATTGAGGCGGGTCTACCCCATGTTGTCAGCGGCGAATATGCCGGTGAACACTGGCTGGCGACGTTTGCCATGCTGGCGTTGGAATCAGCAAACTAGGAGGGAGCAGGCATTGTCTGCTTATGAAGAGGCTTGAGATAACTGTGGCATATAGAGAGGCATTGAAGGGCTGCATTGCACGGCCTTTCAATGCCTCTTGCCCTTGATGAAATTCCAGAGTCTGTTGAGGTTTCGTTAGTGAGTAGTGTCAACAGACTCTAACTCATCAGACGTCAATATTCCCCGCCCTCAAGGCATTCAACTCAATAAACGCACGGCGCGGTTCCACGTCGTCGCCCATCAGGGTCATGAAAATCTGATCCGCAGCAATGGCGTCTTCGATCTGCACTTTCAGCAAGCGGCGCACGGTTGGGTCCATGGTGGTTTCCCACAGTTGTTCCGGGTTCATTTCGCCCAGTCCTTTGTAGCGCTGTTTGCTGACGCCGCGTTCGGCTTCGTCGCGCAGCCAGGCCATGGCTTGGTGGAAATCGCTGATGGCGGATTCCTTGATTTTGTCGCCTGTACCGCGGCGAATCATGGCGCCCGGTGCGATCAGGCCCTTGAAGGTAGCAGCGGCGGAAGACAGCACGAGGTAGTCGGGACTGGCGGCGAAGTCGGCGTCGATGGTGCTGATTTTGATGTTGCCGTGCAGGAGCCGCTGTATGCGCAGGGAGTGCTTGTCGGTCAGTTCGTCGGTGCTGATGACGACTTCGACTGCCGGGTCGCCGATGGCGGCGGTCATGTTCCTGGCGGATTCGGTGGCGGCTTCTTCGCTGTCGAGTTGCAAGGTGACGCCGGTCATGATGGCGGTCAGTGCGGCGCTGTCGATGGCGCGGGTGAGACGCATGATGATGGCGTTGGCAGTGTTGTACTGACGAACCAGTTCGGCCAGCGCGTCGCCGCTGATGGCGGGTGCGTTTTCCGAAGGGATCAGGGCAGCGTCGTTGAGCGCGATTTGCATCATGTACTGCGCTTCTTCGACATCGTCTTTGAGGTAGCGCTCGTCCTTGCCAGCTTTGACTTTGTACAGCGGCGGTTGGGCGATGTAGATGTGGCCGCGTTCGACCAGCAACGGCATTTGACGGTAGAACAGCGTCAGCAGCAGGGTGCGGATGTGGGCGCCATCGACGTCGGCATCGGTCATGATGATGATGCGGTGGTAGCGCAGTTTGTCGATGTTGAATTCATCGGGGCCGATGCTGGTGCCGAGTGTGGCGATGAGCGTGGTGATTTGCTCGGACGAGAGCATTTTTTCGAAGCGGGCTTTTTCGACGTTGAGCACTTTGCCGCGCAACGGGAGGATGGCCTGGAATTTACGGTCGCGACCTTGCTTGGCGGAGCCGCCAGCGGAGTCACCCTCGACGATGTAGAGTTCGCACAGCGCCGGGTCTTTTTCCTGGCAGTCGGCCAGCTTGGCGGAGAGGCCGAGGCCGTCCATGATGCCTTTGCGGCGCGTGAGGTCGCGCGCTTTGCGCGCAGCTTCGCGGGCGCGGGCGGCTTCGACGATTTTGCCGCAGATGATTTTGGCGTCGTTCGGTTTTTCTTGCAGGAAGTCGGTAAGCGTCTTGGCGACGATCTCTTCGACCGGTCCGCGCACTTCGGAGGAGACCAGCTTGTCCTTGGTTTGCGAGCTGAATTTCGGCTCGGGCACTTTGACGGACAGCACGCAGGTGAGGCCTTCGCGCATGTCGTCGCCGGAGATTTCGACTTTGGCTTTTTTGGCGAACTCGTGTTCTTCAATGTACTTGTTGATGACGCGGGTCATCGCGGCGCGCAGGCCGGTGAGATGGGTGCCGCCGTCGCGCTGAGGAATATTGTTGGTGAAGCAGAGCACTTGTTCGTTGTAGGCGTCGTTCCATTGCATGGAGACGTCGACGCTGATGTTGGTGCCGTGCTCCGACATTTTTTCGCCGGTGGCCTGGAAGATGGTCGGGTTGAGGACACTCTTGTTCTTGTTGATGTATTCGACGAAACCACGGGTGCCGCCTTCGAACGCGAAATTTTCTTCCTTGCCGGTGCGATGGTCGGACAGTTTGATGCGCACGCCGTTATTGAGGAAGGACAGTTCGCGGATGCGCTTGGCCAGAATCTCGTAGTGGAATTCGACGTGTGTGAAAATTTCTTCATCGGCCCAGAAGTGAACTTCAGTGCCGCGCTTGTCGGTTGCGCCGAGTTCTTTGATGGGCGAGGTGGCGATGCCGTCGAGCATCACGATCTGACGGTCTTGCGGTATGCCGCGCACGAAATCCATGGCGTACATTTTGCCGTCGCGACGAATCGTCAGCTTGAGCAGTTTGGACAGGCCGTTGACGCAGGAAACGCCGACGCCGTGCAAACCGCCGGAGACTTTGTAGGAGTTCTGATCGAACTTGCCGCCAGCGTGCAGTTCGGTCATGACGATTTCAGCGGCGCTGCGCTTGGGGTCGTGCTTGTCGTCCATCTTCAGGCCGGTCGGAATGCCGCGGCCGTTGTCGGTGACGGAAATCGAGTTATCGACGTGGATGGTGACGTTGATTTCGGTGCAATGTCCGGCCAGCGATTCGTCGATGGAATTATCCAGCACTTCGAATACCAGATGGTGCAGGCCCGTGCCGTCGGAGGTGTCGCCGATGTACATGCCAGGACGTTTGCGTACGGCTTCCAGTCCTTCCAGAATCTGGATGGAGGAGGCGCCGTACTGTTCTTCCGACGCGACGCTGGAGTTCTCTGCTGGAGTGGTGGACATGGCTACCTTTTGAAAAAACGATGACGGAGTGCAAGAAACTCAAAGACTGAATGCGCAAAACTAATTGCAAAATCACTTGTAAAACTGAATTCTTAAAAGCGGCAAAGGGGCGCGCTGTTGCGGCCCCTTGCGGTAATGCGGCGCTTGCCGCGGGGACCGAAGTCCCCGGCGGTGCTAGATGCGCATTGGCATGACGACGTATTTGAAGTCGGCTTGCTCAGGCACGGTGATCAGTGCGGATGAGTTGGCGTCGCCCAGCGCGATGTTGACGCTGTCGGACTTCAGATTGTTGAGTACGTCGAGCAGATAGGTGACGTTGAAGCCGATGTCGACGCTGTCTCCGCCGTAATCGATTTCCAGTTCTTCGACGGCTTCTTCCTGATCCGCATTGGTGGAGCTGATCTTGAGGCTGCCCGGTGCAACAATCCAGCGCACGCCCTTGAACTTGTCGCTGGTCATGATGGCGGCGCGTTGCAAGGAACGCAGCAATTGATCGCGTCCGATGGTGAAGTTGTTTTTGTAGCCTTTAGGCACTACGCGGGTGTAGTCGGGGAATTTGCCCTCGACCAGCTTGGAAATCAGTTCGATATCGGCAAAGCCGAGCTTGACCTGATTGTTGGCAATGTCGATCTGCACCGGCTCATCGCTGTCGCCTAATAAGCGTTGCAGTTCGATGATGGTCTTGCGCGGGATGATGACTTCCTGACGCGGGAAATCCTGTTCGGTTTCGACCTGGCAGAAAGCCAGACGATGACCGTCAGTGGCCACGGCGATCACGTTTTTGCCTTCGACGACGAGCAGCAATCCGTTGAGGTAATAGCGGATGTCCTGTTGCGCCATGGAGAAATGAACCATGTTGAACAGGTGCTTGAGCGTTTTTTGCGGCAGGCTGACGGAGGCGTTGTAGTGCTCGGCCTGGGCTACGGTCGGAAACTCTTCCGCTGCCAGCGTTTGCAGTGCGAAGCGCGACTTGCCCGATTGCACCGTAAGGCGCTTGTTGGACAAGGTCATGGTGACTTCGCCGGTGTCAGGCAGGGCGCGCAGGATGTCGAGCAGTTTGCGCGCGGCGACGGTGGTGGCGACGCTTTCACTGCCGGAACCGACTTCTGCGTGCGTCGTGATCTGCACTTCTATATCGGTAGACAGAAAGGAAACCTTTTCGCCGTCTTTGCGTATGAGGATATTGGCCAGAATCGGCAATGTGTGCCGACGCTCGACAATACCGCTCACGATTTGCAGTGGCCGGAGAATGGTGTCTCTGCTGGTTTTGACCAATTGCATAGTCTCGAACCCTTACGAAGAGTGGTTGATAAGTTGCCCGGGGCGACTGCATTGAGAGGCGCTTTTTTGCGCTTGCCGCCGGGTGTCATGACTGCATTGCGACTTCATTACGACTGTATTGCGGCCTTCATTCCATTCACTTCTCAGTACATTTCCAAGCTCTGCTGCTAAATTGCATCAACTGCATGTATTTTTTGCTATCGCCGTACAAAAGTCTGCTTTTATCTTGCATCACCGCCAAATAGTCAGCTTATTACTGCTGCTGTACGGATTTGTGAAAAAAGCACTCGCCATTGTATCAAATCAGCCCTGACCCGGCTGTTTTAACCCTTCAGGGTCTGCTCAAGCACATGCAACTCATGATTGCATTCGGGATTCTTGAGGCGGTCCGCTGTGATCTTGCGTACCGCATGCAAGACGGTGGTGTGATCGCGACCACCGAACAAGTCGCCGATTTCCGGCAAGCTTTTTTGTGTCAGTTCTTTGGCCAGGTACATGGCGATCTGACGTGGCCGCGCAATGTTGGCTGGCCGTTTTTTGGAGTACATGTCAGCGACTTTGATATTGAAAAAGTCAGCCACGGTCTTTTGGATGTTCTCTACTGAAACTTGTCGGTTCTGCACCGAGAGCAAGTCCTTGAGAGCATCCTTGACTACGTCAATGGTGATGTCCTTGCCGTGAAAACGCGAGTACGCCAGAATTTTGCGCAACGCGCCTTCGAGTTCGCGCACGTTAGAGCGCAAATGCTTGGCGACGAAAAAGGCGACGTCATCGCTCAGCTGCACCCCTTCCTGCGTGGCTTTTTTCATCAGGATGGCAACCCGCATTTCAAGCTCGGGCGGTTCGATCGCTACCGTCAGGCCGGAGTCGAAGCGCGAAGTGAGGCGCTCGTCCATGCCGGTGATTTCCTTGGGGTAGGTATCGCTGGTGATGATGATTTGTTTTTTGGCGGCGATCAGCGCTTCGAATGCGTAAAAGAATTCTTCCTGCGTGCGGCTCTTGCCGCCGAAAAATTGAATATCGTCAATCAGCAACAAATCGAGTGAATGATAGTAGCGCTTGAAGTCGTCGAAACCCTTGCGCTGATAGGCCGTCACCACGTCGCGCACATATTGCTCGGCGTGGATGTAGCGGATTTTTGCCGACGGATTGTCGATAAGGACCTGGTTGCCGATTGCGTGAATCAGATGGGTTTTGCC harbors:
- a CDS encoding DUF979 domain-containing protein encodes the protein MSTLLTLNEIYYLIGVILMLLVGMTLRDKGNPKRLTTALFWFLFGSVFLFSDLLVSSLGKPLAYRIIGAMVILMSLIAGGGLLSIGSYKQRSAEMRQASANRIGNWIFLPALLIPIVTVLCTVFLKGVSIGGVYLLDQKQLTLAALCVGCICAILTGWKLTGGTPLHAVRESRRLLDAIGWAAVLPQMLAMLGGVFVAAHTGKSVQDVVSLFINPDSRLMLVVIYCVGMALFAMIMGNAFAAFPVMTAGIALPFLIVGQHADPAPLVTMGMLAGYCGTLMTPMAANFNIVPAALLELKDKYLVIKVQIPTALTLLAANIVLMYFIIFR
- a CDS encoding DUF2891 domain-containing protein gives rise to the protein MQLTLDQVSAFVRLPLRSLRHEYPNHIMHVLNDPQDILSPRTLHPVFYGCYDWHSAVHGYWLLVRCARLYPLLEQQDEIATLFDEHFTTANMHQELAYFQAPGRAPFERPYGWAWIMALAQELETWQHPKAKIWLASMEPLVAEIRARVFSYFAKLSYAIRVGTHYNSAFALKLILDFARHRGDTELENAVVNAALRYFTGDSNYPAHYEPGGDEFLSAALTEALLMADVLDAEVFIDWFAQYLPALADIDRLMNPAEVSDHSDPKIAHLNGLNLSRAWCMKKIARHLPESAPVTSTLLAAAHRHIEAGLPHVVSGEYAGEHWLATFAMLALESAN
- the gyrB gene encoding DNA topoisomerase (ATP-hydrolyzing) subunit B codes for the protein MSTTPAENSSVASEEQYGASSIQILEGLEAVRKRPGMYIGDTSDGTGLHHLVFEVLDNSIDESLAGHCTEINVTIHVDNSISVTDNGRGIPTGLKMDDKHDPKRSAAEIVMTELHAGGKFDQNSYKVSGGLHGVGVSCVNGLSKLLKLTIRRDGKMYAMDFVRGIPQDRQIVMLDGIATSPIKELGATDKRGTEVHFWADEEIFTHVEFHYEILAKRIRELSFLNNGVRIKLSDHRTGKEENFAFEGGTRGFVEYINKNKSVLNPTIFQATGEKMSEHGTNISVDVSMQWNDAYNEQVLCFTNNIPQRDGGTHLTGLRAAMTRVINKYIEEHEFAKKAKVEISGDDMREGLTCVLSVKVPEPKFSSQTKDKLVSSEVRGPVEEIVAKTLTDFLQEKPNDAKIICGKIVEAARAREAARKARDLTRRKGIMDGLGLSAKLADCQEKDPALCELYIVEGDSAGGSAKQGRDRKFQAILPLRGKVLNVEKARFEKMLSSEQITTLIATLGTSIGPDEFNIDKLRYHRIIIMTDADVDGAHIRTLLLTLFYRQMPLLVERGHIYIAQPPLYKVKAGKDERYLKDDVEEAQYMMQIALNDAALIPSENAPAISGDALAELVRQYNTANAIIMRLTRAIDSAALTAIMTGVTLQLDSEEAATESARNMTAAIGDPAVEVVISTDELTDKHSLRIQRLLHGNIKISTIDADFAASPDYLVLSSAAATFKGLIAPGAMIRRGTGDKIKESAISDFHQAMAWLRDEAERGVSKQRYKGLGEMNPEQLWETTMDPTVRRLLKVQIEDAIAADQIFMTLMGDDVEPRRAFIELNALRAGNIDV
- the dnaN gene encoding DNA polymerase III subunit beta, with the protein product MQLVKTSRDTILRPLQIVSGIVERRHTLPILANILIRKDGEKVSFLSTDIEVQITTHAEVGSGSESVATTVAARKLLDILRALPDTGEVTMTLSNKRLTVQSGKSRFALQTLAAEEFPTVAQAEHYNASVSLPQKTLKHLFNMVHFSMAQQDIRYYLNGLLLVVEGKNVIAVATDGHRLAFCQVETEQDFPRQEVIIPRKTIIELQRLLGDSDEPVQIDIANNQVKLGFADIELISKLVEGKFPDYTRVVPKGYKNNFTIGRDQLLRSLQRAAIMTSDKFKGVRWIVAPGSLKISSTNADQEEAVEELEIDYGGDSVDIGFNVTYLLDVLNNLKSDSVNIALGDANSSALITVPEQADFKYVVMPMRI
- the dnaA gene encoding chromosomal replication initiator protein DnaA; this translates as MENFWQACSAQLEQELTPQQYSAWIKPLVPLDYEDGRLRIAAPNRFKLDWVKTQFASRITAIAASYWEMAIDVQFVLDPRGAKKTAPVAYPAGNTEAASYVASQQRSPEAQAPVVPRQDLSRINDVLTFDNFVTGKANQLARAAATQVANNPGVSYNPLFLYGGVGLGKTHLIHAIGNQVLIDNPSAKIRYIHAEQYVRDVVTAYQRKGFDDFKRYYHSLDLLLIDDIQFFGGKSRTQEEFFYAFEALIAAKKQIIITSDTYPKEITGMDERLTSRFDSGLTVAIEPPELEMRVAILMKKATQEGVQLSDDVAFFVAKHLRSNVRELEGALRKILAYSRFHGKDITIDVVKDALKDLLSVQNRQVSVENIQKTVADFFNIKVADMYSKKRPANIARPRQIAMYLAKELTQKSLPEIGDLFGGRDHTTVLHAVRKITADRLKNPECNHELHVLEQTLKG